In a single window of the Amycolatopsis sp. cg5 genome:
- a CDS encoding transglycosylase family protein, translating to MSRFRLRTVVTVLAALCLPLTVPGTAAADPASTAWAKLRMCESSGRYNINTGNGYFGAYQFNLATWQSVGGQGRPDLAAPAEQDYRALYLYRMRGWQPWECATKLGLKADGDARTKRVPSYGESAYIGGGGQPSPPVPAPGGPKPAWPGVVYDYGACAEGLKTFQLRMNVYGYGFAGTGCYYEKTRDAVLALQRANDIKDSGLLGPKTWDAAWSGKPPR from the coding sequence ATGTCCAGATTCCGACTCCGCACCGTAGTGACGGTCCTCGCGGCGCTCTGCCTGCCGCTCACCGTCCCCGGCACCGCGGCCGCCGACCCGGCGAGCACGGCATGGGCGAAGCTGCGGATGTGCGAGTCCAGCGGCCGCTACAACATCAACACCGGCAACGGCTACTTCGGCGCCTACCAGTTCAACCTCGCCACCTGGCAGAGCGTCGGCGGCCAAGGCAGGCCCGACCTCGCCGCACCCGCCGAGCAGGACTACCGCGCGCTCTACCTCTACCGCATGCGCGGCTGGCAACCCTGGGAGTGCGCCACCAAGCTCGGCCTCAAAGCCGACGGCGACGCCCGCACCAAACGCGTACCCAGCTACGGCGAATCCGCCTACATCGGCGGAGGCGGCCAACCCTCACCGCCCGTGCCCGCACCCGGCGGCCCCAAACCCGCCTGGCCCGGCGTCGTCTACGACTACGGCGCCTGCGCCGAAGGCCTCAAGACCTTCCAGCTCCGCATGAACGTCTACGGCTACGGCTTCGCCGGCACCGGCTGCTACTACGAGAAGACCCGCGACGCCGTGCTCGCGCTCCAGCGCGCCAACGACATCAAGGACTCCGGACTGCTCGGCCCCAAGACCTGGGACGCCGCCTGGTCCGGCAAACCCCCACGCTGA
- a CDS encoding TetR/AcrR family transcriptional regulator C-terminal domain-containing protein has translation MGRKPQLDQHQITQAAVELLDEAGLTELTTRRLATKLGVQSPTLYWHVKNKDELLDLVAEAICADAFTIDETLPWCAQLASGLRQFRALLRTHRDAAALLRERPPTGPHRRAHVETTHRILRDAGFTEHDTQGIARLLAAHMLNTTADDTDDTYFELGIEIILDGLTQRAKRRPSNPAPSTPHAADPAGP, from the coding sequence ATGGGCCGCAAACCACAGCTCGACCAGCACCAGATCACCCAAGCCGCGGTCGAACTGCTCGACGAAGCAGGCCTCACCGAACTCACCACCCGACGCCTCGCCACCAAACTCGGCGTCCAATCACCCACGCTCTACTGGCACGTCAAGAACAAGGACGAACTACTCGACCTCGTCGCCGAAGCCATCTGCGCCGACGCCTTCACCATCGACGAAACCCTCCCGTGGTGCGCCCAGCTCGCCAGCGGACTCCGCCAATTCCGCGCACTGCTCCGCACCCACCGAGACGCCGCCGCACTACTGCGCGAACGCCCACCCACCGGCCCCCACCGGCGCGCCCACGTCGAAACCACCCACCGCATCCTCCGCGACGCGGGCTTCACCGAACACGACACCCAAGGCATCGCCCGCCTGCTCGCCGCCCACATGCTCAACACCACCGCCGACGACACCGACGACACCTACTTCGAACTCGGCATCGAAATCATCCTCGACGGCCTCACCCAACGAGCTAAGCGGCGCCCCAGCAACCCCGCTCCGTCAACACCGCACGCAGCAGATCCGGCCGGTCCGTGA
- a CDS encoding glycerophosphodiester phosphodiesterase, producing the protein MVATHAYLASPCPRAFAHRGWHLDDLEGMENSLSAFRRAVAEGYRYVETDVHATSDGVVVVHHDDLLDRTTDGSGAISGRTWAQLRGVKVGGREQISRLEDVLEELPDAHFNIDVKSAGAVEPFVRAVERVGAFDRVAAASFSDGRLRRLRRLAGPRLVTSMGPGAVAALWANGHVPPLPLRFLVRGAMAQVPVRQGRLTVVQRAFIAAANKAGVEVHTWTIDDADEMRELLDLGVHGIVTDRPDLLRAVLTERGCWGAA; encoded by the coding sequence GTGGTAGCTACTCACGCGTATCTGGCGTCTCCTTGTCCTCGTGCTTTCGCGCATCGCGGGTGGCATCTCGACGATCTGGAGGGGATGGAGAACTCGCTGTCGGCGTTCCGGCGTGCGGTGGCCGAGGGGTATCGGTACGTGGAGACCGATGTGCACGCGACGTCGGATGGGGTCGTGGTGGTGCATCACGATGATCTGCTGGATCGGACGACGGATGGGTCGGGGGCGATCAGCGGGCGGACGTGGGCTCAGCTTCGCGGGGTGAAGGTGGGCGGGCGTGAGCAGATCTCGCGGTTGGAGGATGTGCTCGAGGAGCTGCCGGACGCGCATTTCAACATCGATGTGAAGTCGGCGGGCGCGGTGGAGCCGTTCGTGCGTGCGGTGGAGCGGGTCGGTGCGTTCGATCGGGTGGCCGCGGCGTCGTTCTCGGATGGGCGGTTGCGTCGGTTGCGGCGGTTGGCGGGGCCGCGGCTGGTGACGTCGATGGGGCCGGGTGCGGTGGCGGCGTTGTGGGCGAACGGGCATGTGCCGCCGTTGCCGTTGCGGTTCCTGGTGCGGGGTGCGATGGCGCAGGTGCCGGTGCGGCAGGGTCGGTTGACGGTGGTGCAGAGGGCGTTCATCGCGGCCGCGAACAAGGCGGGTGTCGAGGTGCACACGTGGACGATCGATGACGCCGACGAGATGCGTGAGCTGCTGGATCTGGGTGTGCACGGGATCGTCACGGACCGGCCGGATCTGCTGCGTGCGGTGTTGACGGAGCGGGGTTGCTGGGGCGCCGCTTAG
- a CDS encoding tyrosine-type recombinase/integrase produces MRVLDAQQAFFAARRPRKDSPHTTDAYRRDLAGITALLVAETGIDIDELTIGDLTAPALRDAFGVFADDHAKSSVLRAWSTWNQFLTFCVSDGLLAGNPMGAVARPKTPPLSPKPLRGEDTPERLLAAAAGGTRKARDPWPERDVLVIALGLVAGLRSAEMRSLSARSLVGRSGEMRLHVHGKGSRDRSIPVEPAMEKIIQNYLESCQRRFPKQRFGPSTPLLRDRAGEPIGRGALEYLVKSCYRWAGLHDRVPVGANLHALRHTFATRLAEDGATASEIMALLGHASLATSQNYIEATGREQRAAVASNRTYRALDTL; encoded by the coding sequence ATGAGGGTTCTCGACGCCCAGCAAGCGTTCTTCGCCGCCCGCCGTCCCCGCAAGGACTCGCCGCACACCACCGACGCCTACCGCCGGGATCTGGCGGGCATCACTGCCCTACTGGTCGCCGAGACCGGCATCGACATCGACGAACTCACCATCGGCGACCTCACGGCGCCCGCGTTGCGTGACGCGTTCGGCGTCTTCGCCGACGACCACGCCAAGAGCTCGGTGCTCCGGGCGTGGTCGACGTGGAACCAGTTCCTGACTTTCTGCGTGTCGGACGGTCTGCTCGCCGGGAACCCGATGGGTGCCGTCGCGCGGCCGAAGACCCCTCCCCTCTCCCCCAAGCCGCTGCGTGGTGAGGACACGCCCGAGCGGTTGCTCGCGGCCGCCGCCGGCGGGACCAGGAAGGCACGTGACCCGTGGCCGGAGCGCGACGTACTGGTGATCGCGCTGGGCCTGGTGGCGGGGCTCCGGTCGGCCGAGATGCGGTCGCTGAGCGCTCGGTCGCTGGTCGGGCGGTCCGGTGAGATGCGGCTGCACGTACACGGGAAGGGCAGCCGGGATCGGTCGATCCCGGTGGAGCCCGCCATGGAGAAGATCATCCAGAACTATCTGGAGTCGTGCCAGCGCCGGTTCCCGAAGCAGCGGTTCGGGCCGTCGACGCCGCTGCTGCGGGACCGGGCGGGTGAGCCGATCGGGCGCGGCGCGCTGGAGTACCTGGTGAAGTCTTGCTATCGGTGGGCCGGGCTGCATGACCGGGTGCCGGTCGGCGCGAATCTGCACGCGCTGCGGCACACGTTCGCGACGCGCTTGGCCGAGGACGGCGCGACGGCGTCGGAGATCATGGCGTTGCTGGGGCACGCGAGCTTGGCGACGAGCCAGAACTACATCGAGGCGACGGGCCGGGAGCAGCGTGCGGCGGTCGCGAGCAACCGCACCTACCGGGCGCTCGACACGCTCTGA
- a CDS encoding N-acetyltransferase family protein translates to MAQIRTAGPDDVEKIRCFGEAHIRPHYTPLIGAAAADDQVRLWWSEPQIRAAVTGGLVVVAAAGEQLVGVGQRGRRGDDHVVYKLYLDPGHRGDGLGPKLLGALIERLPADAGRLFIEHFAGNARAGAFYEREGFTVDRVEPSAGGDPALGVVWRSRPVA, encoded by the coding sequence ATGGCACAGATACGAACAGCCGGGCCCGACGACGTCGAGAAGATCCGGTGCTTCGGCGAGGCGCACATCCGGCCGCACTACACGCCGTTGATCGGCGCCGCCGCCGCGGACGACCAGGTCCGGCTGTGGTGGAGCGAGCCGCAGATCCGTGCCGCGGTGACCGGCGGCCTGGTGGTCGTCGCGGCGGCAGGGGAGCAGCTCGTCGGTGTCGGGCAGCGCGGGCGACGCGGTGACGATCATGTGGTCTACAAGCTTTACCTTGATCCGGGTCACCGTGGCGACGGGCTTGGCCCGAAGCTGCTGGGCGCGCTCATCGAGCGGTTGCCCGCGGACGCCGGCCGGTTGTTCATCGAACACTTCGCGGGCAACGCGCGTGCGGGTGCGTTCTACGAGCGCGAGGGGTTCACGGTGGATCGGGTCGAGCCGAGTGCGGGCGGGGATCCGGCGCTGGGAGTGGTGTGGCGGTCCCGTCCGGTGGCCTGA
- a CDS encoding NAD(P)H-dependent oxidoreductase, giving the protein MKTLIVHAHPEPKSLNSSLKDLAVSTLEEDGHEVRVSDLYAMNWKAVVDATDYGPQASSPLKVARDSGHAFDAGTLTPDVKGEQEKLLWADTIIFQFPLWWYTMPAILKGWVDRVFTYHFAYGVGEHSDTKYGERFGEGTLAGRKALLSVTAGGPEPHYAARGINGPIDDLLFPIHHGILYYPGIEVLPPFVLYGADRMTEADYADAAKAWQHRLRTLESTDPIAFRRQNFGDYEIPSLHLKPGLEPQGRTGFSLHLER; this is encoded by the coding sequence ATGAAGACACTGATCGTCCACGCCCACCCGGAACCGAAGTCACTCAACAGCTCACTCAAAGACCTCGCCGTGTCCACATTGGAAGAAGACGGACACGAAGTACGCGTCAGCGACCTCTACGCCATGAACTGGAAAGCCGTCGTCGACGCCACCGACTACGGCCCCCAAGCCTCCAGCCCACTCAAAGTCGCACGCGACTCAGGCCACGCCTTCGACGCCGGCACCCTCACCCCGGACGTCAAGGGGGAGCAGGAGAAACTCCTCTGGGCCGACACCATCATCTTCCAGTTCCCACTCTGGTGGTACACCATGCCTGCCATCCTCAAAGGCTGGGTCGACCGCGTCTTCACCTACCACTTCGCCTACGGCGTCGGCGAACACAGCGACACCAAGTACGGCGAACGCTTCGGCGAAGGCACCCTCGCCGGCCGCAAAGCCCTGCTCTCGGTCACCGCCGGCGGACCCGAACCCCACTACGCCGCCCGCGGCATCAACGGCCCCATCGACGACCTGCTGTTCCCGATCCACCACGGCATCCTCTACTACCCAGGCATCGAAGTCCTCCCACCCTTCGTCCTCTACGGCGCCGACCGCATGACCGAAGCCGACTACGCCGACGCCGCCAAAGCGTGGCAACACCGCCTGCGCACCCTGGAGTCCACCGACCCCATCGCCTTCCGCCGCCAGAACTTCGGCGACTACGAAATCCCGTCACTCCACCTCAAGCCAGGCCTCGAACCCCAGGGCCGCACCGGCTTCTCCCTCCACCTGGAGCGGTGA
- a CDS encoding helix-turn-helix transcriptional regulator, which yields MDDLAGFLRTRRSRVDPAAVGIPAESRRRVAGLRREEVAHLSGVSVDYYVRLEQGRATQPSEQVLDALAGVLDLDETERGHLHRLARQPRRRVKAPGGRVRPEVLRVLDLVEHAPALIMDHRLDVVAGNRLAGLLFGRPLPGLNTARHIFLEEAERGLYAEWEVCTLDVVGHLRLAAGQYPDDAGLASLIGELAMGSDRFRRLWARAEVRARTHGRKVYRHPLVGLLELHQENFALPDQSGMELLVLSAAPGTAAEDGLRLLGGLGS from the coding sequence ATGGATGATCTCGCGGGTTTCTTGCGGACGCGGCGTTCCCGGGTGGATCCGGCGGCGGTGGGGATTCCGGCGGAGAGTCGGCGGCGGGTGGCCGGGTTGCGGCGGGAGGAGGTCGCGCATCTGTCAGGGGTGAGCGTCGACTATTACGTGCGGCTTGAGCAGGGGCGGGCGACGCAGCCGTCTGAGCAGGTGCTGGACGCGCTGGCCGGTGTTCTGGATCTTGACGAGACGGAGCGGGGGCATCTTCATCGGCTGGCGCGGCAACCTCGTCGGCGGGTGAAGGCGCCGGGTGGGCGGGTGCGGCCGGAGGTGCTGCGGGTGCTCGATCTGGTGGAGCACGCTCCGGCGTTGATCATGGATCATCGGCTGGATGTGGTGGCCGGGAATCGGCTGGCGGGGTTGCTGTTCGGGCGGCCGTTGCCGGGGTTGAACACGGCTCGGCACATCTTCCTGGAGGAGGCCGAGCGTGGGCTGTACGCGGAGTGGGAGGTGTGCACGCTGGACGTGGTCGGGCATCTGCGGCTGGCGGCCGGGCAGTATCCCGATGACGCCGGGCTGGCTTCGCTGATCGGTGAGCTGGCGATGGGCAGTGACCGATTTCGCCGGTTGTGGGCGCGGGCGGAGGTGCGGGCGCGGACCCATGGGCGGAAGGTGTACCGGCATCCGCTGGTCGGGCTGCTGGAGTTGCACCAGGAGAACTTCGCGTTGCCCGATCAGTCGGGGATGGAGTTGCTGGTGTTGTCGGCGGCGCCGGGCACCGCGGCTGAGGACGGGTTGCGGTTGCTCGGGGGTTTGGGTTCGTAG
- a CDS encoding putative protein N(5)-glutamine methyltransferase, whose amino-acid sequence MRLTRATIITRLRAAGCVFAEDEAELLLATAKTPDDLATMLHRRLDGDPLEQVLGWASFRGLRIAVDPGVFVPRRRTEHLVELALELGAALAPAHPVIVDLCCGSGAVAAALAAELTPAELHATDIDPAAVACARRNLTRGEVHQGDLYAPLPARLRGRVDLLVANAPYVPTDAIGLMPPEARLHEPRVALDGGADGLDLHHRIAAEATHWLTTGGHLLIETSRTQAAGTAEAFTRNGLRARVSTSDELDATVVIGTYEPKPPSNRNPSSAAVPGAADNTSNSIPD is encoded by the coding sequence ATGCGACTCACCCGCGCCACCATCATCACCCGGCTCCGCGCCGCGGGCTGCGTCTTCGCCGAAGACGAGGCCGAACTACTCCTCGCCACCGCGAAAACCCCCGACGACCTCGCCACCATGCTCCACCGGCGCCTCGACGGCGACCCACTCGAGCAGGTCCTCGGCTGGGCGAGCTTCCGCGGCCTCCGCATCGCCGTCGACCCCGGCGTCTTCGTACCCCGCCGCCGCACCGAACACCTCGTCGAACTCGCACTCGAACTCGGCGCCGCACTCGCACCGGCCCACCCGGTCATCGTCGACCTCTGCTGCGGCTCCGGCGCCGTCGCCGCTGCACTCGCCGCCGAACTCACCCCGGCCGAACTCCACGCCACCGACATCGACCCCGCCGCCGTCGCCTGCGCCCGCCGCAACCTGACTAGGGGAGAGGTCCACCAAGGCGACCTCTACGCACCGCTGCCAGCTCGTCTACGCGGCCGCGTCGACCTGCTCGTCGCCAACGCCCCCTACGTACCCACCGACGCCATCGGCCTCATGCCACCCGAAGCCCGCCTCCACGAACCCCGCGTCGCACTCGACGGGGGAGCCGACGGCCTCGACCTCCACCACCGCATCGCCGCCGAAGCCACCCACTGGCTCACCACCGGCGGCCACCTGCTCATCGAAACCAGCCGAACCCAAGCAGCCGGCACCGCCGAAGCCTTCACCCGCAACGGTTTACGCGCCCGAGTGTCCACATCAGACGAACTCGACGCCACCGTCGTCATCGGCACCTACGAACCCAAACCCCCGAGCAACCGCAACCCGTCCTCAGCCGCGGTGCCCGGCGCCGCCGACAACACCAGCAACTCCATCCCCGACTGA
- a CDS encoding helix-turn-helix transcriptional regulator, whose amino-acid sequence MRADRLVATLLVLQARGRVTAAELAEELEVSVATARRDLESLSVAGIPVYPQAGRGGGWQLVGGARTDLSGLSASEARALFLLVGPAAAIAPEAKAALRKLVRALPETFRADARAASEAVVIDTARWGARDRGRPAFVDVLQGAVVLRRKVRLTYEGRARSERVVDPLGLVDKDDIWYLIAGTQRGRRTFRVERIVEAEVLDQPAERPADFDLAAAWDEVVEVVERKRSLLSATVSIEDRFVPILRDHFGRHCQRLGVVDGRARVRVAASTALDIARTLAGWGTQVEVVEPGAVRLELARIGAELAAHYAVSGEPQAEG is encoded by the coding sequence ATGCGGGCGGATCGGCTGGTGGCGACGCTTCTGGTGTTGCAGGCGCGTGGGCGGGTGACGGCGGCGGAGCTGGCCGAGGAGCTCGAGGTGTCGGTGGCGACGGCGCGGCGTGATCTGGAGTCGTTGTCGGTGGCGGGGATTCCGGTGTATCCGCAGGCGGGGCGTGGCGGCGGGTGGCAGCTGGTCGGTGGGGCGCGTACTGACCTGAGTGGGTTGTCGGCGTCGGAGGCGCGGGCGTTGTTCTTGCTGGTGGGGCCTGCCGCGGCGATCGCGCCGGAGGCGAAGGCGGCGTTGCGGAAGCTGGTGCGGGCGTTGCCGGAGACGTTCCGGGCGGACGCGCGGGCGGCGTCGGAGGCGGTGGTGATCGACACGGCGCGGTGGGGTGCGCGTGATCGGGGCCGGCCCGCGTTCGTGGATGTGCTGCAGGGTGCGGTGGTGTTGCGGCGGAAGGTGCGGCTGACGTACGAGGGGCGGGCGCGGTCGGAGCGGGTGGTGGATCCGCTGGGGTTGGTGGACAAGGACGACATCTGGTACTTGATCGCGGGTACGCAGCGGGGGCGGCGGACGTTCCGGGTGGAGCGGATCGTGGAGGCGGAGGTGCTGGACCAGCCCGCGGAGCGGCCCGCGGACTTCGATCTGGCGGCGGCGTGGGACGAGGTCGTCGAGGTGGTGGAGCGGAAGCGGTCGTTGTTGTCGGCGACGGTGTCGATCGAGGACCGGTTCGTGCCGATCCTGCGTGATCATTTCGGGCGGCATTGCCAGCGGCTCGGGGTGGTCGATGGCAGGGCGCGGGTGCGGGTGGCGGCGTCGACGGCGTTGGACATCGCGCGGACGCTGGCGGGCTGGGGTACGCAGGTGGAGGTGGTGGAGCCGGGCGCGGTGCGGCTGGAGCTCGCCCGGATCGGGGCGGAGCTGGCGGCGCACTACGCTGTTTCGGGTGAACCGCAAGCTGAAGGCTGA
- a CDS encoding pentapeptide repeat-containing protein, giving the protein MNRKLKADCANCFALCCVAPAFAASSDFAITKPAGQACPNLAADFRCGIHRDLRSKGFRGCTVFDCFGAGQQVSQVTFGGEDWRRSPKVAREMFAVFPVMRDLHELLYYLSEALALPSAGPMRAELEVAVKETERLTLHNPAALGRLDVAAHRHGVNGLLLRASELARAEVKGKKNRRGADLIGAALKGASLRGASLRGAYLIGADLRGADLRLADVIGADFRDADVRGADFTGALFLIQSQLDAAKGDGSTKLPSSLRAPGHWSQ; this is encoded by the coding sequence GTGAACCGCAAGCTGAAGGCTGATTGCGCGAACTGTTTCGCGTTGTGCTGTGTGGCGCCGGCGTTCGCGGCGTCTTCGGACTTCGCGATCACCAAGCCCGCTGGGCAGGCGTGCCCGAATCTGGCGGCGGATTTCCGGTGCGGGATTCATCGGGATCTGCGGTCGAAGGGGTTTCGGGGCTGCACGGTGTTCGACTGTTTCGGTGCCGGGCAACAGGTTTCGCAGGTGACGTTCGGCGGTGAGGACTGGCGGCGGTCGCCGAAGGTGGCGCGGGAGATGTTCGCGGTGTTCCCGGTGATGCGGGATCTGCACGAGCTGCTGTATTACCTGAGCGAGGCGCTGGCGTTGCCGTCGGCGGGGCCGATGCGTGCGGAGCTCGAGGTGGCGGTGAAGGAGACCGAGCGGCTGACGTTGCACAATCCGGCGGCGTTGGGGCGGCTGGATGTGGCGGCGCATCGGCATGGGGTGAACGGGTTGCTGCTGCGGGCCAGTGAGCTGGCGCGTGCGGAGGTCAAGGGGAAGAAGAATCGGCGTGGCGCGGATTTGATCGGTGCGGCGTTGAAGGGCGCGAGCCTACGTGGGGCGAGTTTGCGGGGCGCGTATTTGATCGGGGCCGATCTGCGGGGTGCGGATCTGCGGCTGGCGGATGTGATCGGGGCGGATTTCCGGGACGCGGATGTGCGTGGCGCGGATTTCACGGGTGCGTTGTTCTTGATCCAGTCTCAGCTGGACGCGGCGAAGGGTGATGGGAGCACGAAGCTGCCGTCGTCGTTGCGTGCGCCAGGGCACTGGTCACAGTAG
- a CDS encoding aminoglycoside phosphotransferase family protein, which produces MTFSPAPEPTPHSGPPGTATPADLAERWSLTLGTPYEGGSCSFTARARRADGTPAVLKISEPHREAAGEATALRLWNGHHAARLYENDGFALLIERCEPGTHLTDLETGATLLRELWITPPPGTGLEALADVTAEWADLVETRMTEHQPDFDPGLVALGTKLLRELPATATRDVLLHGDFNPGNVLAAHREPWLAIDPKPMTGDPAYDPWPLIEQTEAHTLADRFTIAAATLGENPERLKAWALARTVESALWCVSEDDLDDAADEMDTARELADLL; this is translated from the coding sequence ATGACCTTCTCGCCCGCGCCGGAACCTACGCCGCACTCTGGGCCTCCTGGCACGGCCACACCGGCTGACCTCGCCGAACGCTGGTCACTCACCCTCGGCACACCCTACGAAGGCGGCAGCTGCTCCTTCACCGCCCGCGCCCGGCGCGCCGACGGCACCCCCGCCGTGCTCAAGATCAGCGAACCCCACCGCGAAGCCGCAGGCGAAGCCACCGCACTCCGCCTCTGGAACGGCCACCACGCCGCCCGCCTCTACGAAAACGACGGCTTCGCACTGCTCATCGAACGCTGCGAACCCGGCACCCACCTCACCGACCTCGAAACCGGCGCCACACTCCTGCGCGAACTCTGGATCACCCCGCCGCCGGGCACCGGCCTGGAAGCACTCGCCGACGTCACCGCCGAATGGGCCGACCTCGTCGAAACCCGCATGACCGAGCACCAACCGGACTTCGACCCCGGACTCGTCGCACTCGGCACGAAACTCCTGCGCGAACTACCCGCCACCGCCACCCGCGACGTCCTGCTGCACGGAGACTTCAACCCCGGCAACGTCCTCGCCGCCCACCGCGAACCCTGGCTCGCCATCGACCCCAAACCCATGACCGGCGACCCCGCCTACGACCCCTGGCCCCTCATCGAACAGACCGAAGCCCACACCCTCGCCGACCGCTTCACCATCGCCGCCGCGACACTGGGGGAGAACCCCGAACGACTCAAAGCCTGGGCACTGGCCAGAACCGTCGAATCCGCACTGTGGTGCGTCTCCGAAGACGACCTGGACGACGCCGCAGACGAAATGGACACCGCCCGCGAACTCGCCGACCTACTGTGA
- a CDS encoding ABC transporter ATP-binding protein has protein sequence MTKPTTLPIADRATVRRALLALIRADGRATTVVLLLSSLAAAAGLGAPWLLGIVVDQVATGTTTGTVDVLTLAIVGFALTQLLLTRFARYAAHRVGERALAALREDLIDHTLKLPTAVVERAGTGDLLTRGTTDVAAVGATLRDAVPDVFLAGVQILFLFGAIFLLDPLLGLTALTGFPLVLLVTRWYLARARDAYLAEGAANSTLAEGLAATAEGARTVEAFDLGRRRVTAGEHTIEGARVARTRTLYLRSVLFPVLDIAYAIPTVTALLAGGALYLTGHATLGAVVTTSLYLRQVVDPLDRILMQLDQLQLGGAALARITGVHATTEPPTATAPERPIDVRGLRYAYPGHPDVLTGIDLTIEPGERLALVGPSGAGKSTLGRLLAGVENPGNGTITIGGVPVAALAPGEIVLVTQDHHVFLGTLRDNLLIAAPDADDHALHEALTTVGAHWANDLATLLGPDGTALDAAQAQQLALARVVLADPHTVILDEATALLDPATARHTERALAAVLKGRTVIAIAHRLHTAHDADRVAIIDHGRITELGNHHDLLARAGTYAALWASWHGHTG, from the coding sequence ATGACAAAGCCCACGACACTCCCGATCGCCGACCGCGCCACCGTCCGCCGCGCACTGCTCGCCCTCATCCGCGCCGACGGCCGCGCCACCACCGTCGTGCTCCTGCTCAGCTCACTCGCCGCCGCGGCCGGACTCGGCGCACCCTGGCTGCTCGGCATCGTCGTCGACCAGGTCGCCACCGGCACCACCACCGGCACCGTCGACGTACTCACCCTCGCCATCGTCGGCTTCGCGCTCACCCAGCTCCTGCTCACCCGCTTCGCCCGCTACGCCGCCCACCGCGTCGGCGAACGCGCACTCGCCGCACTCCGCGAAGACCTCATCGACCACACCCTCAAACTCCCCACCGCCGTCGTCGAACGCGCGGGCACCGGCGACCTGCTCACCCGCGGCACCACCGACGTCGCCGCCGTCGGCGCCACCCTGCGCGACGCCGTACCCGACGTCTTCCTCGCCGGCGTCCAGATCCTCTTCCTCTTCGGCGCGATCTTCCTGCTCGACCCACTGCTCGGCCTGACCGCGCTCACCGGCTTCCCACTCGTGCTACTCGTGACCCGCTGGTACCTCGCCCGCGCCCGCGACGCCTACCTCGCCGAGGGCGCCGCCAACTCCACACTCGCCGAAGGCCTCGCCGCCACCGCCGAAGGCGCCCGCACCGTCGAAGCCTTCGACCTCGGCCGACGCCGCGTCACCGCGGGCGAACACACCATCGAAGGCGCCCGCGTCGCCCGCACCCGCACCCTCTACCTGCGCAGCGTCCTGTTCCCGGTACTCGACATCGCCTACGCCATCCCCACGGTCACCGCGCTGCTCGCCGGGGGAGCGCTCTACCTCACCGGCCACGCCACCCTCGGCGCCGTCGTCACCACCAGCCTCTACCTGCGCCAGGTCGTCGACCCACTCGACCGCATCCTCATGCAACTCGACCAGCTCCAGCTCGGCGGCGCCGCACTGGCCAGGATCACAGGCGTCCACGCCACCACCGAGCCACCGACCGCCACCGCACCCGAACGCCCCATCGACGTCCGCGGCCTCCGCTACGCCTACCCCGGCCACCCCGACGTCCTCACCGGCATCGACCTCACCATCGAACCGGGGGAGCGGCTCGCCCTCGTCGGACCCTCCGGCGCCGGGAAATCCACCCTCGGCCGCCTCCTCGCCGGCGTCGAGAACCCCGGCAACGGCACCATCACCATCGGCGGCGTGCCCGTCGCCGCACTCGCGCCAGGCGAGATCGTCCTGGTCACCCAAGACCACCACGTCTTCCTCGGTACCCTGCGCGACAACCTCCTCATCGCCGCACCCGACGCCGACGACCACGCGCTACACGAAGCACTCACCACCGTCGGCGCGCACTGGGCCAACGACCTCGCCACCCTGCTCGGCCCCGACGGCACCGCACTCGACGCCGCCCAAGCCCAGCAGCTCGCACTCGCCAGGGTCGTGCTCGCCGACCCGCACACCGTCATCCTCGACGAAGCCACCGCACTGCTCGACCCCGCCACCGCCCGCCACACCGAACGCGCGCTCGCCGCCGTCCTCAAAGGACGGACCGTCATCGCCATCGCCCACCGCCTGCACACCGCGCACGACGCCGACCGCGTCGCCATCATCGACCACGGCCGCATCACCGAACTGGGGAACCACCATGACCTTCTCGCCCGCGCCGGAACCTACGCCGCACTCTGGGCCTCCTGGCACGGCCACACCGGCTGA